TCCCGCGACATAGTTGTAACCATCATGATCATCCTCCGAAAGCTCATGCAGTGCCTCATACCTTATATCGATATAATATTATATTCTATATGGATACGGGTTTCCCTTCTTTGAGTGAGACATGTGGGCCTTGAAATTCGCCGCCGCCCTGAGATCTCCTGCCGAGAGTCGGGGCGCACGGCGGTGGAGCGCACGGCGGCGAGGCGGCGCGGAGCCGTGGGGTCGTGGGGCATGCGCCGTCTCCGATCATGCCAGCCATCTACTTGGTAGGCCGATCCTTCAATGCGCTCTCCAGCACGTCCGCGACGTAGTCGATCTCATCCGATGAGAGGCTGTTATGGAACGGTATCGCGACGCTGGTGCGGCCTGCTTCTTCTGTTGCCGGGAACTCGCCGCCTTCATACCCAAACATGTCCCTATAGAAAGGCTGCAGGTGGATGGGTGTGAAGTATGGCCGGCAGCCAATCTCCGCCTTCTGGAACCGCTCCATGACGTGGTTTCTGACTCTCTCCTGCATCACGTGGGTTCTCTCGTCCCACCCCACGCGTATGACATACACGAACCAGCTCATCCTGGTGACCTCCGGCGCAACATACGGCAAACGCACGCCCGGGATACCGGAGAGCCTCTCCTTGTACATGTCGGCCACCCGGGCCCTTCTGGTGACGATTTCTTCAATCCGCCTAAGCTGCGTGACACCGAGAGCAGCCGACATCTCATCCATGCGGTAGTTGAACCCCAGCCGCTCGTGGGCAAGCCACACCCCTGCCTCACCTCGCCCCTGATTGCGCATGCTGCGGCAGAGGAACGCCACGTGCTCATCGTCGGTCACGATCATGCCGCCTTCACCCGTGGTGATCTGCTTGTTAGGGTAGAAGGCGAACACGGCCGCGTCGGCGAAATCCGGCCCGCCAGCTCTCTTGCCCTTGTACTCCGAGCCCAACGACTCACAGGAGTCCTCTATGAAAACAAGGCCATGGCGGTTCGCCATATCGCGGATCACATCCAGCTTAGCCGGCTGGCCAAAGGCATCGACAGCGAGGATCGCCTTGGTCTTGGGCGTGATCGCAGCCTCGATCAGATCGGGGTTGATGTTGGCCGTGTCGGGCTCGATATCTACAAACACCGGCTTTGCCCGCTCATACAGGATGCAGTTGCTAGACGCAATGAAGCTGAACGGGGTTGTGATCACCTCATCGCCATCGGCTATGCCGAACGAGCGAATAAGGAGGTGCAGGCCGCTCGTGCCGCTATTGACGGCTATTCCACACCGACGCTGAGTAAAGGACGCGCTTGATTCCTCAAATTCCACCAATTTCGGGCCAAGCGCGAGTGTGTACGATCTCAAAACGTCATTGACTGCGCCGATGTCGCTTGCCGATAGATCGGGGCGTGCGAGATCAACTCTCATTGATGTCCCTCCGAACGCGTTTTCATCTCAGGTGAATCACCTGCCTAGACATGAAACCTCGAGAAGACCCTTGGCGCGCCCCCGCAGGCGTACCCGCAGGCCTACCCGCAGGCATGCCCAAGGGCCACTGTGCGCACTGTGGCAAGTGGGCATGTTGCCAACGTGCAGCAATGTAGATAGTATTATGCGTTGGCGCCACGATCACCTTCAATCCTGATAGATGTCACATGAATCTGGGGGCTTGTCACGGCGGGCGTCGGCAACTTGCCTTGCAGCAACACCAGAACAGGAGGCTGCAGTATGTCCGCAGATGTGCGCGTGATGCGCCGAGACGAGCACTGCATCAGTACCTGGAGAAGCGGCGAAACGCCTATGATCAGCCATGGGCTAGCAACAGACTTCAACCTGATGCTGGCTGTAGGTTGGGCGGGACGTCTGACCCATATCGTCCTCGCGCCCGGAGAGCACCTTACTTGGCGACCGGAAGACACCGCGCAACGTGCCCTGGCCTACTGCTGGCAGGTGCAAGCTACATTCTCGCCGCCTAATGCATCAACGTGCAGCCTAGGAGCCGGAGATCTGCTGTGGGCGGCGCCCGACATAGCGCGTCTGGGGCCAAGTGAACTTCTCGATTGTCATTCATATAATGTCGACGAATCCAGCAATGAGACGAGCTCAATGTCGATGGAATCGACGTTGAGACACCCGCGATGTCGATGAATCCGGCATTGAAGCCATGCGAACGTGCGCCACGGCGAGATTGGAGGCAGGAAGCTTTCCCGGCGAGAGTTATGGCATAATGTGCCACAGGCCAGTCCGTGCTAGACGCATTTTCAAGAATGGCCCGGGCGCGTCAGGGAATTCGCGCGAACCTCGACTGATGGAGCCGGACCGTGAATGTCTACGGAATGGACACTGACTCCACGGTCAATGTCCAATTGAGTCGCATTGAGCGCGCGACACTGCTGGTTTGGTCGACATTGAGCGCCCGCGTTATCCGGAGAGTCACCCGCTCCGCTTGGAGACCCGCAGCACTCCTTATACCTCTTGCCGCTACCGCAGGGGCACGGTTGTTTCGACCTACCTTCACTTGCGGCCTAACTGCATCCAGCGGCCGTAGATGACACAGCAACCTGTCAGTCTGTGTCAGCACACTGTCACTTCTACGCCAGTGTCTCTCAGGCCGACGAGCGTCTCATCGCCAATGCCCTTATCAGTCAGGATCATGTCAAGGTCGGCGACACCGCACACAAAGGAAAGCCCGATCCTCTCGAACTTGGAGTGGTCGACCGCCAGGATCACGCGATGCCCAGCTCTCATCATAAGGCGCTTGATGGGGACTTCCTCCGGGTTGCTGTTCATGACGCCTTTAGCCGCGTCTACAGCATCGGCGCCCAGAAACACTTTGTCCACAGACAGCTGCCTCAGCATCTCCTCTGCGTATGGTCCAACGGTAGAGAATATGCCTGGCCGAATGCTGCCGCCGATGAGAAGCACTGAGATAGACGGGGTTTTGCTCAGGCTCGTGGCGATCACCAGATCGTTGGTGACTACAGTGAGATCACGCTTGCTCCTGAGAAGGGCAGCTATCTGGAATGTGGTGGAACCGGAATCCAGCACAATGGTCTCGCCGTCTTCAACCATGCCTGCGGCGGTCAGTCCGATCCGTCGTTTCTCCTCCACATTCACCCGGGCCTTGATCTCGTACCCCGGCTCGGATGCGGTGCTCTCCCTGGCGGAGACGGCGCCTCCGTGGGCCTTGATCACCCTTCCCTGCGAGGCGAGGTACGCGATATCCCGCCGTATCGTCATCGTAGATACGTTCATCGTCTCGCTCAGATCGGCCACGGCCGCTGAGCCGTGTTCGCTAATGAGCTGCATTATCCTGCTACGCCGTTCCTCAGCAAGCATTGCGAATCGCCGCCTCGCCATTACTACTCCGGATGGTCTTCTGGCTAGTATCAGGGCTGCAATTTCGACTGGCGCCCTGGCTGGCATCCTGAACAGTGCCCTGACCGGAAACCAAGTGCAGCATGCTTTGGTGAAGCACGCAATTGGCAGCCAGGACTTGCTTCCCGCCTACCCTGAAGGGGCCGCCGGCGAAGTTCGTCACAACGCCGCCCGCCTCCCCCACAATCACCGCCCCCGCTGCCATGTCCCACGGGGCAAGACCAGGCTCCCAGTACGCATCGAATCTTCCGCACGCAACATACGCAAGATCCAGGGAGGCCACACCGAATCTGCGGACCTCCTGAACTAATGGGATGACACGAGCGAATACGTCCATATTGTTGTTTCGGCAGTCCGCCATGTCGTAGGGAAAACCCGTAGCTACTAGCGCTTGAGCCATGGCTGACGTTGACGACACGTGTATTCTACTGCCGTTTAGGAACGCGCCGCGCCCCGAAGCCGCACTGTAGAGCTCCCCTGACACAGGTGAGTATACCACGCCCACTGCCGGCAAACCATCAACGAACAGGCCTATCGATACCGCGAAGAACGGCAGCCCGTGGGCGTAGTTGGTGGTTCCGTCCAGGGGATCGATGAACCACTCACACACCGCTCCGGGCCCCTGTCCCTCAATTTGCCCCTGCTCCTCGGCACAGATGGAATGGCTCGGAAACTCCGACCGTATGGCCAACAGTATGAGGCCTTCCGAGGCCTTGTCGGCGTCGGTCACCATATCTCGTTCACCCTTGAACTGCACAGTCCGGCGAGTCCCGATCATCGCTGTGAGCAGGTCTCCAGCGCTTCGGGCCGCGTCGCGTGCGACGTCGAGTGCTTTGCCCAGTGTTCTTTCGTCGATCAAACCTGTCTCACCTGCCTCTGCGCCGCCATCAGGCGTCCTGCTGACGCAGCATTGTCCTAAAAAGCACCACTACTATGCCCAGCACCACCAGAAGAAGCACCCACGACAACGCTGCAGCTTCAGCCAGGTTCAAGCCCGTGAATGTGCGCTTGTAAATGTAGTAGCTTATCACATCAGTAGCCACGCCAGGTCCGCCCTTAGTCATCACGTAGATCAGATCGTAGGTCCGGAAGGCAAATATGAGACGTATGAGGAGCGCTGTGACGATTACTGGGGACATCAGGGGAATCGTGATGCGGAACAGCGTCTGCACCGGACTAGCGCCATCTATCTTCGCAGCCTCGAACGGCTCCTTCGGAAGCGACACCAAGCCGGCTAGAAGCACCAGAATCATGAACGACACCTGTTGCCATATGTCTACCATCAGAATCGACCATATCGCCCCTCTTGGAGATCCGAGCCAGTCTATGGGGCGCCATCCCATAGCGGATATCAGGTAGTTCACAATACCCAGATCAGCGTGGAGAAGCATCTTCCATATGAGCCCTACTGCCACAGGAGACATGACCATTGGAATAGTAAGTATGGTATAGAAGACCGCTTTGAACTTGATATCGCGGCTCAGGAGCAGCGCAATCGAGAACCCCAGGACAGATTCGAGGGTGACCACAAAAAGCGCGAACTTGATAGTAACCCACAGCGAGTTCCAGAAGTACTCGTTGCTGAGGGCGCTCACGTAGTTCCTGATCCCCGCGAATGAGCCAAGCCGCGGCGATATGAACGTATAGTTCGAAAAACTGACAATAAGCGAAAACAGCAGCGGCACGGCGACAACTGCAGTAAGGATGATTAGCGTTGGAAGTATAAACGTCAATCCCCTGAGCCTAATCTGCCGCGCTCGATAGCTTCTGTAAGTGTTCATCACCGCAAGCAGCCTCCGCAATAGATTGAGTGTCGACCAGTTTGTGGGCGGGGAGCCGGCTGTGCGCCGACCCCCGCTCCTGATCGCCCGCGTGTTCTGGACTATGTACTGTGCGCTACTTCATTTTTGACTGCCGCGCCAGAGCATCCAGCTCCTTAGCAGCGCTGTCGAGAGCCGCCTTTATCTCCTTCTGCCCAGATGCTGCCAATGATAGCTCTCGACCCATTACTTCGATCATCTGTGCCGAGTATTGGAACTCCGGTACGGGGCGGGCATTCTCCAATATATCGAGGACCTGTGGATACCACGGATAGTTTCTGACGACTTCCTTGTCAGTGAACATGCTTCGCTTCGTAGGAGCGCCTCCTAGAAGCGCTCTCTTCCTTGCAGTCTCCTGCGACTCAACCCACTTGATGAACCGCCATGCCTCTTCCTTACGGGTCCCGTTGTGCGCGATAGCCCATCCCCAACCCCCGTTTAGGCCTATTCCGCCAGGCATCGCAGCTATGGCTACCTTGCCGGCGACCTTGGACTTGGAAGGATCGTTCAGCTGCGGCAGCATCCAATTGTAGCTTATCATTGAGAAGGCGCGACCTTGGGACATGACCCTGAACGCGTCGTCGAGGTTGAATGAAAGCGCTCCCTGCGGCGCACCGTGCTTGACGTTGTCGATGTACAGCTCTGTCGCCTTGATTGCCTCGGGCCTGTTCACTGTGGAATGCCAGCTCTTGTCGTAGTAGCTTCCACCACAGCTGAACAGGTAGTTAGACCACTCCATGACTATGGGATCGCCGCGTTGCGCCTGCATGGCCGATCCAGACACGCCGGCGTTCTTCTGCATGAACTTGCACAACGTCACATACTCTGCAACAGTAGTCGGAGCCAGCATCGGAGCCTTGTATTCGGCTTCAAATGCCTTCTGCAGTTTCGGATCCGACATGAGGTCAGTCCGATAGACTATGCACATTGCATAGTTGTACATTGGCAGCATGTACAACTTGCCGTCGTAGTAGCCGACCATGTCGACCATCGAGGGCACATAATCGGAGATATCGAACTTGTCTCGGCTTATGTACTTGTCCAGCGGTTCCAGCCACCTGGCCGCCGGGAATTCACCCGCCCAATAGTTGTCGACCTGAATCACATCGTAATGCGACTCAGGACTCATGAACTGAGTTACCAGCTTGGCATGCATGTCTCCATACTGCACGATCTCGAATTCCACGCCGATGCCCGTTGCTTTCTCGAATTCGGGCAATAGGGTTTCAATGATTCTGGTTTCGGGAACATCCTCCATCAGCATGACGAGGGCAACTTTGGGTGCGGCTGCCTGAACCCCGCTCGCAAGCATGACGGCAAGAATCAGACACACAGCAAGCAGCGATCTTCTCAATTGGATCTCCCCCTTCAGTGTTCTGTGGACACGTGTTCGCCTGACCATTCATCCGCTCAACCATGCAACACCAGATGAATGCGCCAATAGCCGGCACATCACCTCCGGATCCTACTTGATCGCTCCGAACGACAATCCTCTCACCAGGTACTTTTGCAGAGACAATGCGATGATTATCATGGGGACAATGCCTATTGTGGTAGCGGCGGCGAGTTTCCCTATGAGCACTCCCCTCTGTGTCTGCATCGCGGCTATGGCTACAGGTATTGTACCTGTCTTGCTTCCGGTCAGAATCAGCGCGAACAGAAACTCGTTCCAGCAGAGTATGAAGCTCAATACCGCAGCCGACATGATGCCAGGCGCCGAAATGGGGAATATGACATCGAAGAATGCTTGGAAAGGAGTACACCCGTCTATCATCGCCGCTTCTTCGAGTTCTATGGGAATTCCCTGGAAGAATCCCATCAGAAGCCACAGGAGAACCGGCAGGTTGAATGCAAGGTACGCAAGCGTGATTCCCTGTATGGTATTGACCATTCGGAGTCGCGTATAGATCGCAAAGATGGGCAGGATGAGCACAATGCCGGGAAGCATCTGCGTTCCTAGAACAGCAAACTGCAGCGTTCGCCCTCCCGAGCCATATCTGGCGAACCCATAACCGCCTAATGCGGCTATCGGGGTAGCGAGGGCAGTGGACAGCAGCGCAATCACAAGGCTGTTTCTCAGATGCACATCGAAGTGGCTGACTTTGAACAGCTCAATGTAGTTCTGGAGTGTTGGCTGAAATACCAGCCGAGGCGGTATTTCGTACGCCATCACATCAGGCGCGAGTGAAGTCCGCACGACCCACAAGATGGGCAGTAGAATCGCAAGCGAGAACACGCTCAAAGCCAAATAGGTTCCGACATCTGCCCATACCTTGGCGCGTCTGGCTTTCATGGGCGCCACCCCCCCCGCTAGGCTACTGAACACAGTTGCCATCTCAGACGTAGTCTCATCAGTGGGAACAAGTTCCACCGGTCACGTTTATGCCCTGCCCCGTCATGAAATCGGCGTCATCGGAAGCCAGGAACAGCACGACCCGGGCCACATCCTCGGGCTGACAGAGTCGTCCGAGTGGGGTCTGCCTGATGTAGTCCGCTCGAACCTCTTCGGATGACATGCCCCTCAGCTTGCCTTCCCATACGACCTCGCGGTCCTGCATGCTGGTGGCCACGAACCCCGGGCACACCGCGTTAACATTGATGTTGTACTGCGCTGCCTCGCGCGCGAACGCCTGCGTGAAACCGAGCACCGCGAATTTGGATGCTGAGTAGTGGGCCAGGAAAGGAGCGCCGATCTTAGACGCCATGGACGCCGTATTGACTATCTTGCCGCCGCCCTGAGCGATCATCGCTGGAAGCGCCGCCTTCGAACACAGGAACACTCCTTTGGCGTTGACGTTCATGTTGAAGTCCCATTCCTCTTCGGTGAGATCGAGCACACTGGCCATGCTTGACACCCCAGCGTTGTTGGCAAGCACGTCGATCCTGCCCAGACTTGCGACAACCCCATTGATGACCTCATTCACATGACCCGCCCGGGTGACATCCATGACCTGCCCCTCGGCTCGGCCCCCACTCTTGACGATCACGGCCACCATATCGTCAAGAGCGCCCCGGTTGATATCAGTACAAACGACGTATGCCCCCTCGGACGCAAACGCCTCCGAAATCGCCTTTCCAATACCTGAAGCGGCGCCCGTCACCAGAACGTTCTTCCCCTCAAACCTTCTCAAACAGACCACCCTCTCATTAGCTGCCTTCCATTGCCGCGAGGCGCTATGCGAAGCGCAATGCCGGACGCGCTCTCACGAGACTCCCGCAAGGTCTCGGAAGTCCTGCTTCAGATGACGGTACAAATTGCGGTACACATCGAAGTAAGCCATATATGTCTCGTGCTTCGCCATGTCGGGTTCCATTAGGGTTCGGTCGGGTATGTACGCGAGGATGTCGTCCCATGACCCAAACGCGCCGATGCCCATTCCAGCAACGAATGCCGCTCCCAACGATGATCCTGGATGGTGCGTGATGTACTCAACAGGCGAGCCCACGGCATCGGTCACAATCTGCCGCCACAGAACGCTTTTCGCCCCGCCGTTGCTCATGAAGAAACGCTTCGGGTTGAGCCCCATGTCCTGGAATACTCGGATGTGGTCCATGAACCCGTAGCCCACGGCTTCGAGGATAGCCCGGTATATGTGCGCAGCCGTGTGGTAGGTGGACAGGCCGAAAAACACCCCCCTGGCCAGCGGATCCATGAGCGGCGTCTTCTCTCCCACGAAATACGGCAATACCACGAGTCCTTCGGAACCGGCAGGTATCCCAGCAGCCAACTCATCGAGGCATGCGTAGAAGTTGTGGCCCTCCGATTCGCTCTTCTCCCTCTCTTCACGGAAGAAGCTGTTCACGAACCATTTGACAAGCGAACCCGAGGAGGCCATGCACCCGTTGGGCAGGAACTTGCCGGGGATCAGATGGTAATCGATGAAGACCCGCCGATCATACTTGAGCGCGCCGCTGCAGGCGAGTATGTCGCCAGCCCCTCCTAACTTGATGAGCACGTCCCCATCGCTTCTGACTCCGGATGAAAATGCGGACGCCACATGATCGCCGGACCCTATTGTCACAATCACATCGTCGCCAAGGCCCACCTCGTCAGCCACGCTTTTCAGCATCGGACCGACGATCTGTCCGGGCGACATCACCGCCGGCAGCATGTCCCTGTGGATGCGGGCAGCATCAAGTGTGGCTGGAATCCACTCCTCCAACCTGACATCGAACATGCCGCTCTCGAGTGCCCAGTTGCGTTCCAGCGTGAGTCGGCCCGTCAGGCGGTAGGTTATGTAGTCGTACGACCCGACGATGTGTCTGGCAGCCCCAAACACATCGGGTTCATGCTTTTGCAGCCAGAGGAGCTTGGGCGGGATTGTCTGCTGGTTAATCCCGCCCCCGGTCAGCTTGAACACCTCTTGCTCGTCAAGAGCATCGCGCAGATGCGCAATCTCGTCATGGGTCCGGGCATCATTCTGCTGAATCGAACGGCGCAGGGGATTGCCACGCTCGTCCAGAAGGATCAGGGCAGGAACCATACCGCTGACCGCGAGAGCCCTCACCTTTCTCCCGTCCGCCGAGGCAAGCATCGCCAGTCTCCTCAGGACATCCAGGGTCCCGTCCCACCAGATCCCCGGATCCTCCTCGGCCCATCCGGCCTGCAGAGAAATGAGATCGTGTTCCCGTGACGCATCGCCAACTAGTCGGCCCTGGTCGTCAATGAGGACGCCCTTCACCGATGTGGTGCCTATGTCGATACCTATCAGCAGCATTGGTCAATCGCACCCCTAACCTGGGTTTTACTCTCGCGCAGCCTTCATGAAGGCGATCACTCGTTCTACGTCGACAGAATTCCACGTGCAACCGTCCTTCTTGAGCGCTGTACCTACAATGGCGCCGTCTGCAATACTGAGAATCCGCTGGACGTTCTCCTGTCGAACCCCGGTGTTAGCAATAACCGGAGTGTCTGGAACAGCTCTCTTCGCCAGTTCCAGATTCTCCTCATCCACCGATACGCCCGTCATCGGGCCCGACACGCACACTGCGTCCGCAAGCGACGAGAAGACCACGCTCTTCGCCAGGGGCCCTATTGAGCGCTCACCTATGGGAGCAGCGAATTCCGCGTTTATTACGAAAAACAGTTTCACGTCGTCAGCGCCCACGTGCTTCCTGTAGCGCACCGCATCGGCGCAAGCGGTGTTCCAAAGCCCCATATCGCTCGCGTAGGCCCCTGTGAACACTTCTCTTACGAACCGCGCTTCCGTAGCCTTTGCAAGGGCGATGGCGCCGATCGGGTCCCACAGGATATCCACCCCGAACGGGATGGACAAATGCTCCGTAGCTCTGGACACCACGCTCGCCATAACCGCCAGCGACTCGGGTCGGGTCCCCACGTAGTACGGCCTGTCGCCTTCATTGCAGAACATGATCGCGTCCGCGCCCCCCTTCTCCAGCGCGGCCACATCTGCCTTGACCCACTTCAATATCCCGGCGACGCCAACGGAGGCATCATACAGCGGTGAGCCTGGCATGGGCGGGAAATGGGCCATAGCGATCACGGGTTTTTCAACGTTGAAGATGTCTTTCAGCCGGAAACTCATGAGAGACCCCTCCATAGCCGACCACGAGAAACGTGGTCGATTATTATTGCACCGATCTGTGATGGTCTGTGGCAGGATCATGCAGCCCATTGCCAAGTTGTCGCTCCCACCGCGTCCAGAACCGACCCGCCCCTGCGCCATTCGTACGATTCTCCTCAGCCGCCTCGGGCCATGCTCACAGGCGACCTATTGCCGCAGTCCGGACCGAACGTGGTAAACTCTCCTAGACAAGAAAATGATGCCGGCAAAAGCCGCAAGCGAGATGTAGACTAGAACCGCAGAAATCGCGCTGGCCATGCGTATGTCATCCATGAGACTGCGGAACAGCAGCAGGGGCAGAGTATTCCAGCCAAACCCCGCAACCATGCTCGTAACCTCAAACTCGCCTATTGAAATGGAGAACACCAAGAGAGCTCCAGACACGATTCCTGGCAACACATTCGGAACAAGCACGTACCTGAAGCGCTGCCACGTATTGGCGCCAAGGCTTTGCGCCGCCTCCGACAGCGTGACTTCGTCTATGGTCTGAAATGTCACCAAGACGTTTCTCAGCATGAACGGGAACCCAATCAGCGCATGCGCGATTATCACCATCCAGATGGTCCCTGTCAGTGCCAGCGGCGCACGGCTGAATCCCTGAAGCAGGGCAACGCCAATGACAAGTGGGGGAATGACCAGGGGCAACACCTGGGCAAGCTGGCTTATGATTTCCTCGCTCCTGCTGCCTCTCTGCATCAGTCGGTTCAGGGAGTATGCGGCGGGAACGCAGAGCGCCACATCTACGGTCACTGCCAGAAGCGCAACACTGAGTGACACCATGGCCCCTGAACGGTATCTGGGATCGCTGATCAGCTTGTGATACCACTTCACGGTCATGCCCTCCGGCAGCAGGTCGTACCATACTGTGCTGAACGAGTAGATGATGGGCATGAGCAAGGGCGCCACGATGAACAGGATGGCCACGGTCATCAGGACCTTCTGAGCGATGCTGCCACGTCTTGACATGACTCTACTCCTCCACCGCAGGCGTCGTCCTCGGCTGACGTTGGCGTCCCAACCTCCTGCCCAGGATACCGAACAGCCACAGAATCAGCGCCGTAGTGGCAGCAAGCATCACCGCAAGCGCGCTGGCCTGAGGTAGATTGTATGATGCCTCAGACGTATGGGAGTATATCTGGAGTGCAAACAAGTTCCTGGCCATTCCTGTCAACGCAACAGCTGTGCCGAAGGCTCCCATCATCCCGGCGAATACGATAGATATGCCCGCCACGAAGCCCGGCGCAAGCACCGGTATTACTATGTATATCCACGTCTGCCACGGCCTTGCACCCGCGTTGCGTGCAGCCTCCACAAGACTGTGATCGAGGTTTCCGAATACAGCAGCCATTGTCAATGCCATCTGTGGCACATTGAAGAAAGAGTATACGAAAAGCAGACCCCGCCAGCTGTACAGATCGAACAACATGAAACCCGAGCTTCCGGAGGTCCTCCGAATCAGCAGATTCACCACGCCGTTGCGTCCGAGCAACACGATGAACGAAAAGGCAACTACAAGGCCGGATAGGGTTAGGGGCAATGAGAGAATGGAGAGCACTATGCTCTTCTGGCGCTCTGGAAGACCACTAGCCACGAATCCAACGAACGTTCCAGCGACCGCTGCAACCAGCGTGCAGACTGTGGAGAACAGCAGGCTATTGCGCATAGCGCTCGCATAGCGTACTGATGTCAACGCGCGTGTATAGTTGCTCGCTGTGTAGGCCAACGACACGTTGTCCACGAAACTGCGACGAATCACCGTAGTTAGCGGATAACCCAGGAATAGCAGAAGAAAACCAGCTGCAGGCATAAGAAAATAGTACTCCTGCCTGAAGGAAAGATGTGCATCCGAATGTGGCAGCGTGCGTATCGGAGATCTGCTCATGGATGATCACCTAGCCTCTCTATCGGAGCGACTGGGGCGCCGCCGCATACATGAACACCGCCGACGCCCCACTGCGCGCATACTGTACCCTACTGCCCGGTCGCCTCCGCCCAAGCCTTGGCCAGGTTTTCGGATATCTCTGCCTCTCGTGCGTAATCAATGAACGCGGCCGCCCTGTACGCAGACGCCGACGGCATCTTCGCCGCTACGGCGTTGGGCATCGCAACGTCCTGTCGAATGGGCAGAACAAACGCCTCAGCATAGAGCTGCTGTCCCGCGTCAGACATGAGAAACTCAAGGAACAACCGAGCCGTATATGGGTGCGGTGCACTCTTGGCTATGACCACTGAGTGTCCTGAGCTCACGGTTCCGTCCTCCGGGATGACCACCCTAGATGGTATTCCCAGCTCATCACTCCACTTCAGAAGGTTGTAATCGACGTTGATGAGGATTCCGACTTCTCCTCGCTGGTACTTGGCCACTGTAACCTTCGGGTCAACTATCGCAACTTGCCCGAGTTTGTGGAGTTTACCCAAGAACTCCGCACCGGCCTTGTAGTTGTAAGGATCCCCGCACATGGCTGTTGACACGGCTTCTACGGTGCAAATGCCTGTTCCCGTCGCTCGGGGGTCCATGTAGCTGATGATTCCTTTGTACTCGGGCCGGGTCAGATCGGACCACTTCGTCGGCACGTTCTTCACCATGCGGGTGTTGACAATCCACCCCATCGTGCCCTTGTAAGCTGCGTTCCACACCGAGCCTGAAGGACCGATCCCTTTCTGACTTGCCGGGATGCTGTCCCATACGGTCACTTTGTAGTCAGCAG
This sequence is a window from Clostridia bacterium. Protein-coding genes within it:
- a CDS encoding FGGY-family carbohydrate kinase; the encoded protein is MLLIGIDIGTTSVKGVLIDDQGRLVGDASREHDLISLQAGWAEEDPGIWWDGTLDVLRRLAMLASADGRKVRALAVSGMVPALILLDERGNPLRRSIQQNDARTHDEIAHLRDALDEQEVFKLTGGGINQQTIPPKLLWLQKHEPDVFGAARHIVGSYDYITYRLTGRLTLERNWALESGMFDVRLEEWIPATLDAARIHRDMLPAVMSPGQIVGPMLKSVADEVGLGDDVIVTIGSGDHVASAFSSGVRSDGDVLIKLGGAGDILACSGALKYDRRVFIDYHLIPGKFLPNGCMASSGSLVKWFVNSFFREEREKSESEGHNFYACLDELAAGIPAGSEGLVVLPYFVGEKTPLMDPLARGVFFGLSTYHTAAHIYRAILEAVGYGFMDHIRVFQDMGLNPKRFFMSNGGAKSVLWRQIVTDAVGSPVEYITHHPGSSLGAAFVAGMGIGAFGSWDDILAYIPDRTLMEPDMAKHETYMAYFDVYRNLYRHLKQDFRDLAGVS
- a CDS encoding BtpA/SgcQ family protein, yielding MSFRLKDIFNVEKPVIAMAHFPPMPGSPLYDASVGVAGILKWVKADVAALEKGGADAIMFCNEGDRPYYVGTRPESLAVMASVVSRATEHLSIPFGVDILWDPIGAIALAKATEARFVREVFTGAYASDMGLWNTACADAVRYRKHVGADDVKLFFVINAEFAAPIGERSIGPLAKSVVFSSLADAVCVSGPMTGVSVDEENLELAKRAVPDTPVIANTGVRQENVQRILSIADGAIVGTALKKDGCTWNSVDVERVIAFMKAARE
- a CDS encoding ABC transporter permease → MSRRGSIAQKVLMTVAILFIVAPLLMPIIYSFSTVWYDLLPEGMTVKWYHKLISDPRYRSGAMVSLSVALLAVTVDVALCVPAAYSLNRLMQRGSRSEEIISQLAQVLPLVIPPLVIGVALLQGFSRAPLALTGTIWMVIIAHALIGFPFMLRNVLVTFQTIDEVTLSEAAQSLGANTWQRFRYVLVPNVLPGIVSGALLVFSISIGEFEVTSMVAGFGWNTLPLLLFRSLMDDIRMASAISAVLVYISLAAFAGIIFLSRRVYHVRSGLRQ
- a CDS encoding ABC transporter permease subunit — translated: MPAAGFLLLFLGYPLTTVIRRSFVDNVSLAYTASNYTRALTSVRYASAMRNSLLFSTVCTLVAAVAGTFVGFVASGLPERQKSIVLSILSLPLTLSGLVVAFSFIVLLGRNGVVNLLIRRTSGSSGFMLFDLYSWRGLLFVYSFFNVPQMALTMAAVFGNLDHSLVEAARNAGARPWQTWIYIVIPVLAPGFVAGISIVFAGMMGAFGTAVALTGMARNLFALQIYSHTSEASYNLPQASALAVMLAATTALILWLFGILGRRLGRQRQPRTTPAVEE
- a CDS encoding extracellular solute-binding protein gives rise to the protein MNRRTSRMAVVFGLVLCLAMMARTSCVTATSLGSRIEELKAKAVREGGVIYTYGMPDTWANYEKIFAEFERMYGIKHQDIDMGSAVVLSRMSEENAAKNDIADLRPSFAISLAERGLTADYKVTVWDSIPASQKGIGPSGSVWNAAYKGTMGWIVNTRMVKNVPTKWSDLTRPEYKGIISYMDPRATGTGICTVEAVSTAMCGDPYNYKAGAEFLGKLHKLGQVAIVDPKVTVAKYQRGEVGILINVDYNLLKWSDELGIPSRVVIPEDGTVSSGHSVVIAKSAPHPYTARLFLEFLMSDAGQQLYAEAFVLPIRQDVAMPNAVAAKMPSASAYRAAAFIDYAREAEISENLAKAWAEATGQ